In Sphingobacterium zeae, one genomic interval encodes:
- the hemA gene encoding glutamyl-tRNA reductase has protein sequence MKNLKVLAFTHKHVELKDLGSLVICNEDLESRLINLKHSLDIPEIFYIGTCNRVEFVFYGAHELTHEFIADFMGKLNFCVPQERLQCYLGQVNKYEGMDALNHLLRMSCSLESLVVGEKEILAQVRRAYDRCREAGFTGDFLRLMMDRLVKTAKEVYTYTKISRNPISVVSLAYRKLRELKLVENPRIVIIGSGETNQNLAKYFQKNQKAKFVIFNRTVENAKALAKELNAEAFPLADIGQYKEGFDILITCTGAPTSIVDNALYQSLLNGETDKKVIIDLAVPNDIDAEVLKNNPIHYIEVSSLQAIAEKNIQERYNELESAEKIIQDNIEEFLPLIKQRRVEVAMREVPEKIKEIKSFALNEVFAQEVQALTPEAREVLEKVINYMEKKYIKVPMVMAKEILVKTPETEKN, from the coding sequence TTGAAAAATCTTAAAGTATTAGCGTTTACTCATAAACATGTCGAACTAAAAGATCTAGGTAGTCTAGTAATCTGCAATGAGGATTTAGAAAGTCGGCTCATCAATCTAAAGCACAGCTTAGATATTCCGGAGATCTTTTATATTGGTACTTGTAACCGAGTAGAGTTTGTATTTTATGGTGCTCATGAATTGACCCATGAATTTATCGCCGATTTTATGGGTAAATTAAATTTCTGCGTACCCCAAGAAAGGCTACAATGCTATTTAGGACAGGTCAATAAATATGAGGGGATGGATGCTTTAAATCATTTACTTCGGATGTCCTGCTCACTTGAAAGTCTTGTCGTTGGAGAAAAAGAGATTCTTGCACAGGTAAGACGAGCTTATGATCGTTGCAGAGAGGCTGGTTTTACGGGAGATTTTTTACGCCTGATGATGGATCGACTTGTAAAAACAGCCAAAGAGGTGTACACGTATACTAAAATTTCCAGAAATCCCATTTCAGTTGTTTCTCTTGCTTACCGCAAATTACGAGAGTTAAAACTGGTTGAAAACCCTAGAATTGTTATCATCGGTTCTGGAGAAACCAATCAGAATTTAGCGAAATATTTCCAAAAAAATCAAAAAGCTAAGTTTGTTATCTTCAACCGTACTGTAGAGAACGCCAAAGCCTTAGCCAAAGAATTGAATGCTGAAGCTTTTCCTTTAGCAGACATTGGTCAATATAAAGAAGGTTTCGATATTCTGATAACCTGTACAGGGGCGCCTACCTCAATTGTCGACAACGCACTTTATCAATCCTTATTAAATGGCGAGACGGATAAGAAAGTTATCATTGACTTAGCCGTTCCGAATGATATTGATGCTGAAGTTCTCAAAAATAATCCGATTCACTATATCGAAGTGAGCAGCTTACAAGCAATTGCAGAGAAAAATATTCAAGAGCGTTATAATGAATTAGAAAGTGCGGAGAAGATCATTCAGGATAATATTGAGGAGTTTTTACCGTTAATCAAACAACGCCGTGTGGAAGTTGCGATGCGTGAGGTTCCTGAAAAGATTAAAGAAATTAAATCTTTCGCCCTAAATGAGGTATTTGCCCAAGAAGTGCAGGCCTTAACTCCAGAGGCACGAGAGGTGCTGGAAAAAGTAATCAACTATATGGAAAAAAAATACATTAAGGTTCCGATGGTTATGGCGAAAGAAATTTTGGTTAAAACTCCCGAAACCGAGAAAAACTAG